A section of the Sphingomonas ginsenosidivorax genome encodes:
- a CDS encoding MFS transporter encodes MPAALWALAIAAFGIGTTEFVIAGLLPGIAAEFGISIPMAGNMATSYALGVFFGAPITIILGARLPQKTMLAWLLVLFIVGSIVTATAPTYTIALVGRVITSLTHGAFFGIGSIMAADLVAPGRRTSAIAFMFTGLTLATLIGAPVGTWLAHAVSWRATFLAIAVIGLVAILGVLLLVPRAEPREPPHLRRELAAFTDIRVLLAMGITILGPAAFFTSITYIAPMMTRVAGYGEGAVTWLLAVFGLGLFVGNILGGKLADRALMPLLYVTLAAQAVVLFAFYFVADSQLASVFCIFLMSAFGFATVAPIQKLVTDNARAAGAPNLASAVNIGLFNLGNAIGAWAGGTVIALGFGYAAPNWAGAVLSVGALLLALMSGWLGRRDARVLVAAKMPAPVAGL; translated from the coding sequence ATGCCCGCGGCGCTCTGGGCGCTCGCGATCGCGGCGTTCGGGATCGGCACGACCGAGTTCGTCATCGCCGGCCTGCTACCCGGCATCGCAGCGGAGTTCGGGATCTCGATCCCGATGGCCGGCAACATGGCGACCAGCTATGCGCTCGGTGTCTTCTTCGGCGCGCCGATCACCATCATCCTCGGCGCGCGGCTTCCCCAGAAGACGATGCTCGCATGGCTGCTGGTCCTGTTCATCGTCGGCAGCATCGTCACGGCGACCGCGCCGACCTATACGATCGCGCTCGTCGGCCGGGTCATCACGTCGCTCACGCACGGCGCGTTCTTCGGCATCGGCTCGATCATGGCGGCGGATCTCGTCGCTCCCGGTCGGCGCACGAGCGCGATTGCCTTCATGTTCACCGGCCTGACCCTGGCCACGCTGATCGGAGCACCCGTGGGAACCTGGCTGGCGCACGCGGTCTCCTGGCGTGCCACGTTCCTCGCGATCGCCGTCATCGGCCTCGTCGCCATCCTCGGCGTCCTGCTGCTCGTGCCCCGCGCCGAGCCTCGGGAGCCGCCGCACCTGCGCAGGGAACTCGCGGCCTTCACCGACATCAGGGTCCTGCTGGCGATGGGGATCACAATATTGGGGCCGGCCGCGTTCTTCACGTCGATCACCTATATCGCGCCGATGATGACGCGCGTCGCCGGGTATGGCGAGGGGGCCGTGACGTGGCTGCTCGCCGTGTTCGGACTGGGCCTGTTCGTCGGCAATATCCTGGGCGGCAAGCTCGCCGACCGGGCCTTGATGCCGCTGCTATACGTGACGCTCGCCGCGCAGGCGGTCGTGCTCTTCGCCTTCTATTTCGTCGCGGACAGCCAGCTTGCCTCGGTGTTCTGCATCTTCCTCATGTCGGCCTTCGGGTTCGCCACCGTCGCGCCGATACAAAAGCTGGTGACGGACAACGCCCGGGCGGCGGGGGCACCAAATCTGGCCTCTGCGGTCAATATCGGCCTCTTCAACCTTGGCAACGCGATCGGCGCATGGGCCGGCGGAACCGTCATCGCCCTGGGGTTCGGGTATGCCGCCCCCAATTGGGCCGGGGCTGTGCTATCGGTCGGCGCGCTCCTGCTGGCGCTGATGTCGGGTTGGCTCGGACGCAGGGACGCACGAGTGCTCGTGGCGGCCAAGATGCCGGCGCCTGTGGCGGGACTATGA
- a CDS encoding aspartyl protease family protein: MTHEIASALRRENRMQNPSFHNPFGYGQQLYDGRRNQGNDHRRLTPHAVLQQMVNRPMVRSTVLGALLLLGGPAVAQEAPATTPPGAGAVPDRPVRAPSTPTTMPFTLQDNLVRIDARVNGERISAVLDSGAGAIITDQAAIRRLGLKEATAAVYAAGAGAAAQSLHPVSLADLRFGPLRFRTVPSYAGDLSHLSQSARFPVDMLVGAPAFKYGAVTVDYPRRRITFGPSGSAGRCADPIPLEILNDAPVVMVSFRPTPTAPAVRLKMLVDLGTRHKAVMIGGPFLRTETGQALLRSGVARQIGHGIGGKVQGSVARVSEMQLGQAAFGAMDVGLSPNVPAFEAGIVDGTLGVPLWEDGVITFDYPARQLCIAKSGQG, translated from the coding sequence ATGACTCACGAAATCGCCTCGGCCCTCAGAAGGGAAAATCGCATGCAGAATCCGTCATTTCACAATCCCTTCGGCTATGGCCAGCAACTCTACGATGGGCGTCGAAACCAGGGTAACGACCATCGGCGCCTGACCCCGCACGCCGTCCTGCAACAAATGGTCAACAGACCTATGGTTCGTTCGACAGTCCTGGGAGCATTGCTCCTCCTGGGTGGCCCTGCCGTCGCGCAGGAGGCTCCGGCAACGACTCCCCCAGGCGCCGGCGCGGTACCCGATCGGCCCGTACGCGCGCCATCGACGCCAACGACCATGCCGTTCACGCTACAGGACAACCTTGTCCGCATCGACGCGCGCGTGAACGGCGAGCGGATCAGCGCCGTGCTCGATAGCGGGGCAGGGGCCATCATCACGGACCAGGCGGCCATCCGCAGACTTGGGCTCAAGGAAGCGACCGCGGCCGTCTACGCAGCGGGTGCCGGCGCCGCGGCACAATCGCTGCACCCGGTTTCGCTGGCGGACCTGCGCTTCGGTCCGCTCCGGTTCAGGACTGTCCCGAGCTATGCGGGCGACCTGTCGCACCTGTCGCAATCCGCCCGGTTTCCCGTCGACATGCTCGTCGGCGCGCCCGCGTTCAAATATGGCGCGGTGACGGTGGACTACCCGCGTCGACGCATCACCTTCGGGCCGTCAGGCAGCGCCGGACGATGCGCCGATCCGATCCCGCTCGAGATCCTGAACGATGCACCCGTCGTCATGGTCAGTTTTCGACCGACGCCGACGGCGCCGGCGGTCCGCCTGAAGATGCTGGTCGATCTGGGCACCCGGCATAAGGCCGTGATGATAGGCGGACCTTTCCTGCGCACCGAGACCGGCCAGGCTCTGCTCCGGTCCGGGGTAGCGCGCCAGATCGGTCACGGGATCGGTGGCAAGGTCCAAGGTAGCGTAGCGCGCGTGAGCGAGATGCAGCTCGGACAGGCCGCGTTTGGCGCTATGGATGTCGGTCTGTCGCCCAATGTCCCCGCGTTCGAGGCGGGTATCGTCGACGGGACGCTGGGCGTGCCGTTGTGGGAGGATGGCGTCATCACCTTCGACTACCCGGCACGACAGCTCTGCATCGCGAAGTCCGGGCAGGGGTAA
- a CDS encoding NADH:flavin oxidoreductase yields the protein MPATDILFRPFKIGSLSVPNRIVMAPMTRTFAPDGIVGEANAAYYRRRAAGGVGLILSEGTVIDRPTSRNEPGIPFFHGETPLEGWKAVIDAVHGAGGKMGPQIWHTGSAVGLSGWEPETAVESPSGLLAPGTPRGSDMSEEAIADTVAAFARAAADAERLGFDMVELHGAHGYLIDQFFWNGTNERPDRYGGATIRERSRFAAEIVTAVKAAVGPGFPLALRVSQWKQQDFAARLAETPALMEDWLQPLVDAGVDILHCSQRRFWEPEFPEIDGEEGLNFAGWAKKLTGAATISVGSVGLSGDFMAAFSGESSTTSGLDRLVARMERDEFDLIAVGRALISDPNWVEKVRIGDSANLKGFEVSSLAELV from the coding sequence ATGCCCGCTACAGACATCCTCTTCCGCCCGTTCAAGATCGGATCCCTGTCGGTCCCCAACCGGATCGTCATGGCCCCGATGACGCGGACTTTCGCCCCGGACGGCATCGTCGGCGAGGCGAACGCCGCCTATTACCGCCGGCGCGCGGCAGGCGGAGTCGGTCTTATCCTGTCAGAAGGCACGGTGATCGACCGCCCAACCTCGCGCAACGAACCCGGTATCCCGTTCTTTCACGGCGAAACGCCGCTGGAAGGCTGGAAGGCCGTGATCGATGCCGTCCATGGCGCCGGCGGCAAGATGGGGCCTCAGATCTGGCATACCGGATCAGCCGTTGGCCTGAGCGGCTGGGAGCCGGAGACGGCTGTCGAAAGCCCATCCGGCCTGCTCGCGCCCGGCACGCCCCGCGGGTCGGACATGAGCGAGGAGGCGATCGCCGATACCGTCGCCGCCTTCGCGCGCGCAGCCGCCGACGCCGAACGGCTGGGCTTCGACATGGTCGAGCTGCACGGCGCGCACGGCTATCTCATCGACCAGTTCTTCTGGAACGGCACCAACGAACGCCCGGACCGCTATGGCGGCGCGACGATCCGCGAGCGGTCGCGCTTCGCTGCCGAGATCGTGACCGCGGTCAAGGCCGCGGTCGGGCCCGGCTTCCCGCTCGCGCTCCGCGTCAGCCAGTGGAAGCAGCAGGACTTCGCGGCGCGTCTCGCCGAGACGCCGGCGCTGATGGAGGACTGGCTGCAGCCGCTGGTCGATGCCGGGGTGGACATCCTCCATTGCTCGCAGCGTCGCTTCTGGGAGCCCGAGTTCCCCGAAATCGATGGCGAGGAAGGCCTGAACTTCGCCGGCTGGGCCAAGAAGCTGACGGGCGCCGCAACGATCAGCGTAGGATCGGTCGGCCTGTCGGGCGACTTCATGGCCGCGTTCAGCGGCGAAAGCTCGACCACCAGCGGGCTCGACCGCCTGGTGGCACGGATGGAGCGCGACGAGTTCGACCTGATCGCGGTCGGACGCGCGCTCATCAGCGATCCGAACTGGGTCGAGAAGGTTCGGATCGGCGACTCCGCGAACCTGAAGGGGTTCGAGGTGTCCTCGCTCGCGGAGCTGGTCTGA
- a CDS encoding winged helix-turn-helix transcriptional regulator, producing MLIDQIADKWSMMVLVVLDAGPMRFNAIRRRLEGITQKALTQCLRRLERNGLVLRRVLPMSPVAVEYEITPLGRSLQIPFRALYDWTMEHLDDVEGARHIFDARAVP from the coding sequence ATGCTTATCGATCAGATCGCCGACAAATGGTCGATGATGGTGCTGGTCGTGCTCGATGCCGGGCCGATGCGGTTCAATGCGATAAGGCGCCGGCTCGAAGGGATCACGCAAAAGGCGCTGACGCAATGCCTTCGCCGGCTCGAGCGCAATGGCCTCGTCCTGCGCCGCGTCCTGCCGATGTCTCCGGTCGCGGTCGAATATGAGATCACGCCGCTCGGGCGGTCGCTCCAGATCCCGTTCCGGGCTCTGTACGACTGGACGATGGAGCATCTCGACGATGTCGAGGGCGCGCGGCACATCTTCGACGCACGCGCCGTTCCCTGA
- a CDS encoding SDR family NAD(P)-dependent oxidoreductase, protein MIDLTGKRALVTGGSRGIGAAIALVLAENGADVAFTYQHAAERAASVVDAIEKTGRRGVAIQADSADPDAITRSVADAVSALGGLDILVNSAAIGLYGTIAEIDVDAYQTMMDINVRAPVLFAKAAIPHLSAGGRIISIGSGLGERVPFAGITAYAMSKAALTSFTRGLARELGPDGITVNLVQPGSVDTESNPADGAAAEFQRGVTALGRYAEPREIANAVVFLASPAASVITGAILTADAGAIA, encoded by the coding sequence ATGATCGATCTGACTGGCAAGCGAGCATTGGTCACCGGCGGGTCACGCGGCATCGGCGCTGCGATTGCGCTGGTGCTGGCGGAAAACGGCGCGGACGTCGCCTTCACCTATCAGCATGCGGCCGAACGCGCGGCATCGGTCGTCGACGCGATCGAGAAGACGGGCCGTCGCGGCGTCGCGATCCAGGCGGACAGCGCCGACCCAGACGCGATCACGCGCTCCGTCGCGGACGCCGTATCGGCGCTCGGTGGGCTCGACATCCTCGTCAACAGCGCAGCGATCGGGCTGTACGGCACGATCGCGGAGATCGACGTGGACGCCTATCAGACGATGATGGACATCAACGTGCGCGCGCCGGTGCTGTTCGCGAAAGCCGCCATCCCGCATCTGTCCGCGGGCGGGCGGATCATTTCGATCGGTTCGGGCCTTGGGGAACGCGTCCCGTTCGCCGGGATAACCGCCTACGCGATGTCCAAGGCGGCGCTGACCTCGTTCACGCGCGGGCTGGCACGCGAACTCGGCCCCGACGGCATTACGGTGAACCTGGTGCAACCGGGATCGGTCGACACCGAGTCGAACCCGGCGGACGGCGCAGCAGCCGAATTCCAGCGCGGTGTGACCGCGCTCGGCCGCTATGCCGAACCGCGCGAGATCGCGAACGCCGTCGTCTTCCTGGCCAGTCCGGCAGCGAGCGTGATCACGGGCGCGATCCTGACCGCGGACGCGGGGGCGATCGCCTGA
- a CDS encoding hydrolase encodes MPSEPRRNPKTDQLLTAENAAFLVIDYQPAQVNSIGSMDRQVLINNVVGAAKAAILYGLPIVHTTVNVESGLNKPPLPQVQDVLGGYPTYDRTNINSWEDAAFVEAVEKTGRKKLVMAGLWSDACLLFPALDALAAGYEVYALADASGATSVAGNDAALRRIEQAGGKILSTMGLFCELQRDWNRTATVPGFLDLFIQTGGTAGIQFTLDKADADRLAFAKAA; translated from the coding sequence ATGCCCAGCGAACCACGTCGCAACCCCAAGACCGATCAGCTCCTGACAGCGGAGAATGCCGCTTTCCTGGTTATCGACTACCAGCCTGCGCAGGTGAATTCGATCGGGTCGATGGACCGCCAGGTGTTGATCAACAACGTCGTCGGCGCCGCGAAGGCGGCCATTCTCTATGGGCTGCCGATCGTCCACACCACGGTGAATGTCGAAAGCGGGCTGAACAAGCCGCCGCTGCCGCAGGTCCAGGACGTTCTGGGCGGGTACCCGACCTATGATCGCACCAACATCAACAGCTGGGAGGATGCCGCGTTCGTCGAGGCGGTCGAGAAGACCGGGCGCAAGAAACTGGTCATGGCGGGACTGTGGAGCGATGCCTGCCTGTTGTTCCCGGCGCTCGACGCGCTGGCGGCGGGGTACGAGGTCTATGCGCTTGCCGACGCATCGGGCGCGACCTCGGTTGCCGGCAACGACGCCGCGCTGCGCCGGATCGAGCAGGCGGGCGGCAAGATCCTGTCGACGATGGGGCTGTTCTGCGAGCTCCAGCGCGACTGGAACCGGACGGCTACGGTCCCCGGCTTCCTCGACCTGTTCATTCAGACCGGCGGCACCGCGGGGATCCAGTTCACGCTCGACAAGGCGGACGCCGATCGGCTGGCCTTCGCCAAGGCCGCTTGA
- a CDS encoding response regulator transcription factor → MTETATIYVVDDDADLGASVARLLTRHGHMASAFVETRALLDAHRREPAACVISDIMMGETDGFTFADKLRELDPNVALVFMTAWPTTANAVDSIRRYGGLDYLEKPIDEARLLSAIGEGVAWSTNRRALARRTEALTTREREVFDLLVRGYSNKAIAGELGLSAKTVESHRAAIVAKTGANGLAQLMKLAE, encoded by the coding sequence ATGACCGAGACCGCGACCATCTACGTCGTCGACGACGACGCCGATCTGGGCGCCAGCGTAGCCCGTCTGCTGACGCGTCACGGCCACATGGCGAGCGCCTTTGTCGAGACGCGCGCGCTGCTCGACGCGCATCGCCGCGAGCCGGCGGCCTGCGTGATCTCGGACATCATGATGGGCGAGACGGACGGGTTCACCTTCGCCGACAAGCTGCGCGAACTCGATCCGAACGTGGCCTTGGTCTTCATGACCGCCTGGCCGACCACCGCCAACGCCGTGGACAGCATCCGCCGCTATGGCGGTCTCGACTATCTCGAAAAGCCGATCGACGAGGCGCGTCTCCTGTCGGCGATCGGTGAAGGCGTCGCCTGGTCGACCAACCGCCGCGCGCTCGCGCGCCGCACGGAGGCACTGACCACGCGCGAGCGCGAAGTCTTCGACCTGCTCGTGCGGGGCTACAGCAACAAGGCCATCGCCGGCGAACTGGGCCTCAGCGCGAAGACGGTCGAGAGCCACCGCGCGGCAATCGTCGCGAAGACCGGGGCCAATGGCCTCGCGCAGCTCATGAAGCTGGCAGAATAA
- a CDS encoding sensor histidine kinase yields the protein MNGSSEWGRSRLAAWRPRRGEWLVLLGYGAAFWALHHLAALWSGTGYYSLWFPAAGVRLALFWRFGARLTAAAVATEILVQILGGVIAFDRPDWPTEMMRVANPVIAYGVAVALVRALARRSRSSLATAPMPLGLASVAAPLNAVLVAVPWALLRPEITNVRSAREIIASLTAFGVGDLLGVLLVAPPLLYAADLIKGRASLPRHSPRPAAVAEAVCVLAASLGLVATLAAIDLGLPATPVLLAIAWIGLRFGRAAAWGSIVVTAVLVLPETAGAMALDARLALHMSLAAVAVVGYLAGSFADAEARAVAAVARRDRMLFQAERLKTLRAMSVAVIHEISQPLSTLSIEARHLADISRDADPEIRDTAVLIERKADTLATLVRRLRRFGGRAVDEPSVLPVAVLLDSVVALARPEAAVAGVSIDIAPVDPDLAVMAQEVELAQALFNLVRNAIQACDDHRVGISVTCQDDSVAIAIANHCVDHPLAYQGMGVGSLIARTIVGAHGGRLSRVRTGPADIAHIVTLPRAGDPA from the coding sequence ATGAACGGTTCAAGCGAATGGGGTCGATCCCGGCTGGCAGCATGGCGCCCGCGGCGCGGCGAATGGCTCGTCCTGCTCGGCTATGGTGCCGCGTTCTGGGCTCTTCACCATCTGGCCGCCCTGTGGAGCGGCACCGGCTATTACTCGCTGTGGTTTCCGGCGGCTGGCGTTCGGCTGGCGCTGTTCTGGCGGTTCGGCGCGCGGCTGACCGCCGCGGCGGTCGCGACCGAGATCCTGGTGCAGATACTCGGCGGCGTGATCGCGTTCGACCGGCCGGACTGGCCGACGGAGATGATGCGGGTCGCCAACCCCGTGATCGCCTATGGCGTGGCGGTCGCGCTGGTGCGTGCGCTGGCCCGCCGGTCGCGGAGCAGCCTGGCGACCGCGCCCATGCCGCTCGGCCTCGCATCGGTCGCCGCCCCCCTCAACGCCGTGCTGGTCGCTGTGCCATGGGCGCTCCTGCGTCCGGAGATCACGAACGTCAGAAGCGCGCGCGAGATCATCGCGTCTCTGACGGCGTTCGGCGTCGGCGACCTGCTCGGCGTGCTGCTGGTCGCCCCGCCCCTTCTCTACGCCGCCGACCTGATCAAGGGCCGGGCGAGCCTGCCCCGGCACAGCCCTCGTCCCGCCGCCGTCGCGGAAGCCGTCTGCGTCCTGGCCGCGTCGCTCGGCCTCGTCGCGACGCTGGCGGCGATCGATCTTGGCCTGCCGGCGACGCCCGTGTTGCTCGCGATCGCCTGGATCGGACTGCGCTTCGGCCGTGCCGCGGCGTGGGGATCCATCGTCGTGACCGCGGTCCTCGTGCTGCCGGAGACGGCGGGCGCGATGGCGCTGGACGCACGCCTGGCGCTGCACATGAGCCTGGCGGCGGTTGCCGTGGTCGGATATCTCGCGGGCAGCTTTGCCGACGCGGAGGCCCGGGCGGTCGCCGCCGTCGCCCGACGGGACAGGATGTTGTTCCAGGCAGAACGGTTGAAGACGCTGCGCGCGATGTCCGTCGCGGTGATCCACGAGATCAGCCAACCGTTGTCGACGCTGTCGATCGAGGCGCGGCATCTCGCCGATATCAGCCGCGACGCGGACCCGGAGATTCGCGACACCGCCGTCCTTATCGAGCGCAAGGCGGACACGCTGGCGACGCTGGTCCGGCGTCTTCGTCGCTTCGGTGGCCGCGCCGTCGACGAGCCGTCCGTGTTGCCGGTGGCCGTGTTGCTCGACAGCGTCGTGGCGCTGGCAAGACCCGAAGCCGCGGTCGCCGGCGTCTCGATCGACATTGCCCCCGTCGATCCCGATCTCGCGGTGATGGCGCAGGAAGTCGAGCTGGCGCAGGCCCTGTTCAATCTCGTGCGCAACGCGATACAGGCCTGCGACGATCATCGCGTGGGGATCAGCGTGACCTGTCAGGACGATAGCGTGGCGATCGCGATCGCGAACCACTGCGTCGATCATCCCCTCGCGTACCAAGGCATGGGCGTCGGCTCGCTGATCGCGCGGACGATCGTCGGGGCGCATGGGGGGCGACTGTCGCGCGTACGGACCGGGCCCGCCGATATCGCGCACATCGTGACGCTCCCGCGAGCAGGAGACCCGGCATGA
- a CDS encoding CsgG/HfaB family protein — MKIVMMAAAGLAALTPGLASAQTGKPTVAVVRIDDLTRSNQADTLSAMIESAIAGTGKFRMIERQQMGKLVGEQARAKGGMVTTNTPGRVGGFEGIDYLIYGTITSISAKKADNIGSTMLAGFMGNKGASCTNTSATLALDIKITDTDTGEIKYVTHIDETQKAASSCSGQSNIDSALLIRSAAAKVASGLVTSIYPIQVAAVQGDGQLMLNYGEGAVQPGAIMAVYSKGAVIRDPSTGEVIGSNESKLGLVRITEIVGRMSKAAPATAFASTIPVGAIVRPASTDDIRALAKPAKRK, encoded by the coding sequence ATGAAGATCGTGATGATGGCGGCTGCCGGACTGGCCGCGCTGACGCCGGGGCTGGCATCGGCGCAAACCGGCAAGCCGACCGTCGCGGTGGTGCGCATCGACGACCTGACCCGCAGCAACCAAGCCGACACCCTCTCGGCGATGATCGAAAGCGCGATCGCCGGCACGGGCAAGTTCCGGATGATCGAGCGCCAGCAGATGGGCAAGCTCGTGGGAGAACAGGCGCGGGCCAAGGGCGGGATGGTCACGACCAACACCCCCGGGCGGGTTGGTGGGTTCGAGGGGATCGACTATCTCATCTACGGGACAATCACGTCGATCTCGGCGAAGAAGGCGGACAATATCGGTTCCACCATGCTTGCCGGGTTCATGGGCAACAAAGGCGCGAGCTGCACGAACACCAGCGCGACATTGGCGCTCGACATCAAGATCACCGATACCGACACCGGCGAGATCAAGTATGTCACGCATATCGACGAGACGCAGAAGGCGGCGTCAAGCTGCAGCGGACAGTCCAACATCGACAGCGCGCTTTTGATCCGGTCGGCCGCGGCCAAGGTGGCAAGCGGGCTCGTCACCTCGATCTACCCGATCCAGGTCGCCGCGGTGCAGGGCGACGGGCAGCTGATGCTCAACTATGGCGAGGGCGCGGTGCAGCCGGGCGCGATCATGGCGGTCTATTCGAAAGGTGCGGTCATCCGCGATCCGTCGACGGGCGAGGTGATCGGGTCGAACGAGAGCAAGCTCGGCCTGGTGCGAATTACCGAGATTGTCGGCCGGATGTCGAAAGCGGCACCGGCGACCGCGTTCGCCAGCACGATCCCGGTGGGGGCGATCGTCCGCCCCGCCTCCACCGATGATATCCGCGCGCTCGCCAAGCCGGCCAAGAGAAAGTGA
- a CDS encoding lysozyme inhibitor LprI family protein, with translation MNRIYFAVAATLALGTAACGNGGTAVGCTAESAQAPVVGIVKDQLERAISAKVRGEDGARSVSLSKIRAAIGQLVIAIDDIRTSKEDPNSTKRFCTGTLKVRFDADALADADHTRETAGLNSVSALADAADIERHADSFTTGIEFNVQPTDNGDKVFAETESGNNMFDFAAEVLASGLLRASTEESQRAAAQAEAQQTAEQNAALGEQRAANLASAKTDNQLAAQTIGATWQALAGATRQRLLPQQRAWIAKKNADCKVEAASASIDANDKEIARLNCDTRLTQERLPWLANFREEGGVSTSAGAEPLPSSGDERPNDL, from the coding sequence ATGAACAGGATATATTTCGCCGTAGCCGCCACGTTGGCGCTGGGCACGGCGGCGTGCGGCAATGGCGGAACCGCCGTCGGCTGCACCGCCGAGAGCGCGCAGGCGCCGGTCGTCGGGATCGTGAAGGATCAGCTCGAGAGGGCGATCTCGGCGAAGGTTCGCGGCGAGGATGGCGCGCGATCGGTGTCGCTGTCGAAGATCCGCGCTGCGATCGGGCAACTGGTGATCGCGATCGACGACATTCGCACCTCGAAGGAGGATCCCAACAGCACCAAGCGCTTCTGCACGGGTACGCTGAAAGTCCGGTTCGACGCTGATGCGCTCGCTGATGCCGACCATACGCGCGAGACCGCCGGCCTCAACAGCGTGTCCGCGCTCGCCGATGCCGCCGATATCGAGCGTCATGCCGACAGCTTCACGACGGGAATCGAGTTCAACGTGCAGCCGACCGACAATGGCGACAAGGTGTTCGCCGAGACGGAGAGCGGCAACAACATGTTCGATTTTGCCGCCGAAGTCCTGGCCTCGGGGCTGTTGCGGGCATCGACGGAGGAGAGCCAGCGCGCAGCGGCGCAGGCCGAGGCCCAGCAAACCGCCGAGCAGAATGCCGCGCTCGGCGAGCAGCGCGCAGCGAACCTCGCGTCCGCCAAGACCGACAACCAGCTCGCCGCCCAGACGATCGGCGCCACCTGGCAGGCGCTCGCCGGTGCCACGCGGCAACGGCTCCTGCCGCAGCAGCGCGCGTGGATCGCGAAGAAGAATGCTGACTGCAAGGTGGAAGCGGCGTCCGCGTCGATCGACGCGAACGACAAGGAGATCGCCCGACTCAACTGCGACACGCGGTTGACCCAGGAACGCCTGCCGTGGCTGGCCAACTTCCGTGAAGAGGGAGGTGTCTCGACTTCGGCGGGTGCCGAACCTCTACCGTCGTCCGGCGACGAACGGCCAAACGACCTCTAA
- a CDS encoding ketopantoate reductase family protein, giving the protein MKVTIIGAGAIGGLAGAFMAKAGYDVVLVDRWAEHIDAIKRDGLFIDGIRGEMRIPVPAAHPNELTGPLDAVLIATKSQHTIEALQQLFPLFGPDTFVVSFQNGFNEPGIADALTAAGLGGRERVIGSIPNYGGALVDPGHLEFVHEGPIQLGEMDGSDSARLKTLAGMLSALTDVQLSSNIWGQIWAKEVYSAQVVFSALADARIHETLGNPRYARIAGAVVREALEIADANGITVEAFDFFDPANYRPTTAADTQKLLDNIDHAIWLLKKDQKPGSHAFRKKGSGIWWDIVYRKRQSEVRSSNGKLIDFGKAVGADTRLNERLCTMIYEIEDDARPLGFQNFDELETYVASIGKTLP; this is encoded by the coding sequence ATGAAGGTCACGATTATCGGCGCCGGCGCGATCGGCGGGCTTGCGGGCGCATTCATGGCGAAGGCCGGGTACGACGTCGTGCTGGTCGATCGCTGGGCAGAGCATATCGACGCAATCAAGCGCGACGGCCTGTTCATCGACGGCATACGCGGCGAGATGCGCATCCCCGTCCCCGCCGCGCACCCGAACGAACTGACCGGTCCGCTCGACGCCGTGCTGATCGCGACCAAGTCGCAGCACACGATCGAGGCGCTGCAGCAACTGTTCCCGCTGTTCGGCCCCGACACCTTCGTGGTGTCGTTCCAGAACGGCTTCAACGAGCCCGGCATCGCCGACGCGCTGACCGCGGCGGGCCTTGGTGGTCGCGAACGCGTGATCGGGTCGATCCCCAATTACGGCGGCGCGCTGGTCGATCCGGGGCATCTGGAATTCGTCCACGAAGGCCCGATCCAGCTCGGCGAGATGGACGGCAGCGACAGCGCGCGGCTGAAGACGCTCGCGGGCATGCTGTCCGCGCTGACCGACGTTCAGCTCTCGTCGAACATCTGGGGCCAGATCTGGGCGAAGGAGGTGTATTCGGCGCAGGTCGTGTTCTCGGCACTCGCCGACGCGCGCATCCACGAGACGCTCGGCAACCCGCGCTATGCCCGCATCGCAGGCGCGGTGGTGCGCGAGGCGCTCGAGATCGCGGACGCCAACGGCATCACCGTCGAGGCGTTCGATTTTTTCGATCCCGCCAACTACCGCCCGACCACCGCCGCCGACACGCAGAAGCTGCTCGACAATATCGACCACGCTATCTGGCTGCTGAAGAAGGACCAGAAGCCCGGCAGCCACGCCTTCCGCAAAAAGGGGTCGGGCATTTGGTGGGACATCGTCTATCGCAAGCGCCAGTCCGAGGTCCGCTCGTCGAACGGCAAGCTGATCGACTTCGGCAAGGCGGTCGGCGCCGACACGCGGCTGAACGAACGCCTCTGCACGATGATCTACGAGATCGAGGACGACGCGCGCCCGCTCGGCTTCCAGAATTTCGACGAGCTCGAAACTTATGTAGCGAGCATCGGCAAAACCCTCCCTTGA